Below is a genomic region from Oenanthe melanoleuca isolate GR-GAL-2019-014 linkage group LGE22, OMel1.0, whole genome shotgun sequence.
TGACATCTGCCCTTCAGATAACTGGGCTTTATCCCAGTTGTGCTGATCCTGCTCCCACCTTAACTCCCATCAGATTGTTCCCCCCACACCCCATAATTACTTTCTTCACTGGCTGCACCCCAGGACCTGCCCGAGTGCCAGCAGCACATTCCCaagcccacagcagctccagcagaccCCATGGCCAcgggagcagccagcccagcccagctcagaccGTGGCAGGCAGGGCTCCCCACCGAGGGCTGGGACACGAACCTTTCCGTGCATGAGTAGCCGGATGGTGAGCGTGACATTGAGACCCCCTTCGATGACTCCGGTGTCCATGGTGGGCTCGGCTCAGGCTGCGGCAGCGCTGGGGCCTCggctggggagaggggctgggtgaGCACGGGCTGCGACTGGAGGGGCTCTGCCGATCCCCCCGCCCTGTCCGGCCAGGATTGCAGCCCCCCCGTGCTGCTTCTCCCCTCAAATCGGCCCCACGAGAGCGTTGGGCCGATCCACGGTGGTTTGGCTCCTCCTCATAAGGATTTCCAGGGCTGAACTGGCCCGATCGCACCTGGATCCAGCCCCTCTCGGGACCACgagggtcccagccctgctccttgcaggggCTTCCCTGAGGGACAACTGAGCACTTCAGGGTGACCCCCGGTAGCCCTGGGGACACAAACGGCTCCTGGACACAGCCAGGATCCTGAGGGGGAACTGAGAACTAACTGTGGTCCCTACAGGTctgaggaagctgctgctccctgcgACCCCCACACTTCCCCCAGCCCAAGTCTTCCTGCCGGTGCCCGATGGGAGTGGGAACCCCagtcctggggtttgggaagcCGGGattatggagaaaataaaataaacccgCGCGGGGCCTCTCGAAGCAGGTTCCGAGGCGATTCCCTCAGACCCAGATAAGGCCACATGAGCGCACGATCAGGTTTCAAACCACCTGAGTCGGCAGTGGTTGCAAAACAGCCCGGCCGGCCCCAGCCGAGCGTTTCACGGCAATCCGGTAAATAAACTCCCATTTCGGCCCCTGCTTCTGCCCCATCAAAGTTTAACCACGGCCGGGGCCGCGCAGGCACCACAGGGTTCGGCCGCTGCCTCCATGAGCTCGGCCCCACATTCCCCCGCATCCAGCCCGGTTCGGCGAGCACAGCCCGGGATCGGAGCCCCGGCAGCGGGGCGACGGCAGACCCCGAGCCCGCCCGGGGACAAAAGGGGCTGAgcgggcccgggccgggctccCGGCTGGGCTTCTCCGCAGGGAAACTTCCCCGAGCCGGATTCCCCGTCCCAAAGCCGGGGACGTGGCTCCGAAGCGAGCTCAGGCCTGCAAGGGCGGCATCGGGCCGGGGGTCCCGGCTCCGAGCCCGGCCGGGGGGAGCGGGAGGGGAACGCCGGTCCCGGAGCGACCCCCGCGGCCAGGATGGAGCCCGAACATGGGCCGGGCGAGGGGGATCCCGGGCCGGCGGCTCGGAACGGGACCCGGAGCCCGGCGGGGGGGACCGGCCGAGTGCTGCGAGAGCGGGGGGGGCCGCGGGGAGCTGGGGTCGGGGGAGAAATGGGCTCCTGGATCCCGCACCGGGGGGAGAAATGGGCCCCGGGATCCCGGACCGGGGGGAGAAATGGGCCCCGGGATCCCGGACCGGGGGGAGAAATGGGCCCCGGGATCCCGCACCGGGGGGAGAAATGGGCCCCGGGATCCCGCACCGGGGGGAGAAATGGGCCTCGGGATCCCGCACCGGGGGGAGAAATGGGCCTCGGGATCCCGCACCGGGCCGGGGGACACTGGCCCGGGGTTCCGAAGCCCCGCTGGACCGGCTCGGTCCGTTCGGGTCCGGGCAGGCCCGAAGGAAGATCCCGGATCCCGGGGggggcggcggctccgcgcgCTCCCGTCCGTGCCCCCCCTTCCCGCTCCGGCGGGGGGAAAACAACAGCGCGGGATGGCGGAAAAACCGGGCCCGGCGGGAAAAGGAAAACTCcttaaatttagaaaaaaaaaaaaaaaatactgaaagagaaaaaaattaaactccaAGAAATcgaagtagaaagaaaaaaggaaaaaaaaaaaaaaaaaaaattcctcaggCCCCTCGGGGCCCCCCCGcgcccgggccgggcggggggcggcggcgccaTGTGACGCACGCGGCGGCCCGAGCCCCCCCGGCCCGGTTCCGGCGGGGGGGGCCGCGGGGGgggggcggcgggaggcggcagcggcggccccCGAGCCCCCGGGGCCGTTTGTGCGGGCggccggcggcgcggggcgcgcGGGCCGCACAGGCCGCACAGGCCGCGCAGGCCGCGGGCGCCGTGAGGGCGCGGCCGGCgggggggcggggcgggggggggggggccgCGCGAGGGCCCGGCCCGAGCCCGATCGGACCCGGATGGCGGccgggggggcgcgggggggcccGCGGGAagggccggggggcggcggtGGGGGGGGCgatgggggtggggggggggggggggcgggggtCGGGCCTACCTGTGTCGGCGCCGGTAACGGCGTTGGGCGAAGGGCGCTCCGGGCGGAGCGGGAGGAGGGAGggcgggagggagggggggggaggcggggagggagcgcggcgggcgggcgcgcgggatggcggcggcggcggcgcgggcgcgGCTGCTCCGGCTGCGGCGGCCGCGGGTCtgggagggggcggcgggcgcggcccgATTTACACCCGCCCCGACCCGGAAACGCACCGCGCGCGCTGGGCGGGACAGAGCGGCCGCCGCCCCGCACAGCGCCCCCCGGCGGCGCGGAGGACCGggaggggaatgggggaattggggggcactggggggtaATGAGGAATaatgggggcactggggaggctCTGGGGCGAATTGGGAGTAAAGGGGAGTGATTAAAAGTGTGGTAGAATCGTGtaagggcagctctggggcaaCTGGGGGGCAATAGGGGCAGCCCCCCCTCCCGAGGAGCATTGGGGGTTTGTGGCCCCCCCAAGCCAAGCCCCCCACCAGCCGAAGGAGACGCTGACACACATTGGGGTGTCCCAGATATTTATTGGGGGACAGCGGGGGCAGCCCTGGGACCCCTCGGGGCACGGGGACAGCATGGGGGCCGCGATGCtccccgggggtcccggggtgTCCCGGGTGGTCACAAGGGTCCCAAGAGGTCCCAGGTGGCTCCTGGTGGTCCCGGGGGTTCCCGGAGGTCCTGGGGGGTCCCGGATGATTCTGGGGGGTCTCAGGAGCCTCAGtcggagctgctggaggaggaggaggacgacgACGACGAAGAGCGCTGGGGggaagggacagcagagccatgAGCCCCCGAGGGGGGCTGGGGTGACCCCCTGAGTCCCCCCCCGGTGCCCCCCACCTTGTGCCTCTTGTGAGCCTTCTTCAtcctcttcttcatcttcttcgCCGCCTTCTTGTCCAGCCCGGGGGGGAACGAGGGGAGCACCCCCGGGTGGGGCAGCACCCCGGGATGGGGGGACACCCCCGGGTGGGGCAGCACCCCGGGATGGGGGGACACCCCCGGGTGGGGCAGCACCCCAGGATGGGGGGGCACCCCCGGGTGGGGGGGCTGCGGCATGGGGGGGACCAAGGGGGGACCCGGGGGGACCAGGGATGGCCCCTGGGGGTACGGGGGGACCCCAGCGGGGTACGGGGGCTGCCCGGGCCCCCCCAGAGGGTTGGGGGGCGCCGCAGGGGGGGGGTACACGGGGTTGGGGGGTGGGACCTGGGGGGGGTACGTGGGGTTCGGGGGGTACACGGGGTTGGGCGGGGGCGGCTGTCCTGGgagggggggaagaaaagaggagatTGAGGGGAGGGGTCTGAGCCCGGGGGGGTCACGGCAGCCCCCCCAGCTCGCGGTGTCCCCCTGTACCTGCACCAGGGTTCCACATGGCGGGAGACTCCAGGACCtggggggggcacagggggtgagcggggaccccccaaaccccccggCAGCCAGAGCAAACTGAGCCACGGAAACTTTGGGGGGTCCCCGGGACTGGAGCGAGGCGGGcggggggggcggcggggagtcggagggtttggggtgcaggggcggtttggggtgcagagggagattttggggtggacacggggattttggggtgcacagggagattttggggtgcacAGGGAGATTTTGGAGtgcagaggaggctgcaggcggagtttgggatgcaggggggatttgggggtgcgcaggggagctggcagggtgcgcagggggattttggggtgcgGGGGGTGGTCTTGGGGCTCCGCTCCCACCTTCGCTCCGGCCGCGGCCCCTCCCGGAAGGAAGCGGGGGCGGGGCTTGGGCCGGGGCTCCTCCCCCGGGGCGGGGCCTTCCCGTCCCACCCCCCCCGCTGCTTCCCGGTCCCTCCGCGCCTGCCCCGTGCCTCAGTTCCCCGGTGTCCAGTGCCTCAGTTCCCGGTACCCCGTTCCTCAGTTTCCCCGGTATTCCGTGTCTTAGTTCCCCCGGTATCCCGTTCCCCAGTTCCCCGGTATCCCGTGCCTCATTTCCCCGGTACCCCGTGCCTCATTTCCCCGGTGCCCCGTGCCTCAGTTCCCCGGTATCCCGTGCCTCAGTTCCCGGTACCCCGTTCCTCAGTTTCCCGGTATCCCGTGTCTTAGTTCCCCCGGTATCCCGTTCCCCAGTTCCCCGGTATCCCGTGCCTCACTTTCCTTCCTCCCCGTGCCTCATTTCCCCGGTGCCCCGTGCCTCAGTTCTCGGTatcccgtgcctcagtttccctcctccccgtgcctcagtttccccggtgccccgtgcctcagtttccctcctcCCCGTTCCCCAGTTCCCCCGGTATCCCGTTCCCCAGTTCCCCGGTATCCCGTGCCTCAatttccctcctccccgtgcctcagtttccccggTATCCCGTGCCTCAGTTCCCGGTGCCCCGTGCCTCAGTTCTCGGTatcccgtgcctcagtttccctcctcCCCGTTCCCCAGTTCCCCCGGTgtcccgtgcctcagtttccctcctccccgtgcctcagtttccccggTATCCCGTGCCTCAGTTCCCCGGTatcccgtgcctcagtttccctcctccccgtgcctcagtttccctcctccccgtgcctcagtttccatcctccccgtgcctcagtttccatcctccccgtgcctcagtttccctcctccccgtgcctcagtttccccgcACGCACCTGGCGGGGCCCGGGCTCCCCCGGGGCCGGTGCGGGTCCCGCGGCCAAGCGCTGGAGCCGCTGCAGCGCCCGCTCTGCCGAGAGCCGCGCCTCGGGGTCCGGGTCCCAGCAATCCTCCAGCAGCTCCGGCAGAGCCCCCCCGGGCTGTGGGACCCCCCCTCGGCTCAGCGGGGACCCCCGGGAGCGGGGAACACCCGGGGGCACCCCCCGAACGGGGACACCCCCCGGTACCCTCAGCGTCCTCGCTGGGCAGTGGGGAGGGGACCCCTGGGCAGCGACCCCCCCAAACACCCCTGGGCACCCCGGCAGCGACTCCCCCTCGGATTTCCTGAGTCACCCCACATCCCCCTGAGACCCTCTGGGGACCCCTGGGGTGACACCTCAAAAAAGGGGCAGGGGCACCCCTGGGGCGTCCTTGGGCTTCTGGGAGGGGACGCTGTGGGCACCCCAAACacccctgggcacccctgggcaccccaaacaCCCCTGGGCACCCCGAACacccctgggcacccctgggcaccccaaacacccctgggcaccccaaacaCCCCTGGGCACCCCGAACacccctgggcaccccaaacagccctgggcaccccaaacacccctgggcaccccaaacaGCCCCGGGCCCCCTCTGGCACCGCCTGCATCCCCCGGGATGCCCGCGGGCACCCTTGGCCGCCcggccgggggtcccgggggtctGACCTGGGGGGCGCGGTGCCAGGCCGGGGGGATGAGCGGCCGCCGCCTCTCGTCCGCAGCCAAACGGCGGAGCTGAGCCCCggtggggctggagcccagctcGGCCTCGTACGCCAGGCGGAACGGCGGCACCGGGGCTCctgcggggcgggcggggctcagcggggccgggggccagcggggccgggggtTTACACGGCCGGGGGTCCCGCGGGGCTCACCGGGGCTCAGGGCCTGGCAGCGGGACAGgatctcccagagcagcagcgcCAGCGCGTAGACATCGGCCTGGCGCAGAGCCCGGCCCCAGGCCCGCAGGTCCAGGCTCTCGTCCAGGATCTCGGGTGCCAGGTACCGCTGGGTGCCCGCCTGCGCCCGCCGGGGATCTGAGCTGGGCGGCACGGGGCCACCGGGGCCACCGGGGCCACCGGGGCCACCAGACCCCCCGCCAGGGACGGGCTCATGTTGGGGAGAGGGCTCAGCCCACGCTGCCGGTGACATCGGGGGTGCCATCGCCACCCAAGGGTTGtcacctccccttccccactgtcaccccagggctgtcacctccccttccccactgcCACCGCCACCCAAGGGTTGtcacctccccttccccactGTCACCGCCACCCAAGGGTTGtcacctccccttccccactgtcaccccagggctgtcacctccccttccccactgcCACCGCCACCCAAGGGTTGTTAcctccccttccccactgcCACCGCCACCCAAGGGTTGtcacctccccttccccactgtcaccccagggctgtcacctccccttccccactgcCACCGCCACCCAAAGGTTGtcacctccccttccccactgtcaccccagccctgtcacctccccttccccactgtcaccccagccctgtcacctccccttccccactACCACCGCCACCCAAGGGTTGtcacctccccttccccactgcCGCCGCCACCCAAGGGCTGtcacctccccttccccactgtcaccccagccctgtcaccTCCCCTTCCCCGCCGccaccccagccctgtcaccTTCCGGATGGTCACGGCGTGCCGAGCGCCCGCGCTGTCCTGGGCGCGCGGTGGCAGCGCCAGCGCCAGCCCGAAGTCGCCGATGGCGCAGGTCCCGTCCTCCCGCACCAGCACGTTCTGGCTGCTCAGGTCCCGGTGCACCACGCTGGGCTTGTACAGCCCTGGGGGACACCGGGGGTCACGGGGACAGCGCAGagacagcgcggggacagcgcAGGGACGGCGCAGGGACAGCGCAGGGACAGCAGCGCTCACCGTCGCgccacagctcctggtgcaggAAGGCCAAGCCGCGGGCCAGGGACAGCGCCAGGCGCACGCTGCCCGCCCAGGTCCCCACGTGCTGCCCCAGGAAGTGGCGCAGCGAGCCCTGGGGACACGCGAGGGACACGGCTGGGGACGTGGGGCACCCCCCAGTATCTCCCGCAcatctccccatccccaccagcCCCCCCATCCCCGCCCCTGTGCTCCCCGTTACCCCCGAGCCCCCATCACCTCTGAGCCCCCAAACTCCCGTTACCCCCCGAGCCCCCATCACCTCTGAGCCCCCCAAACTCCCGTTACCCCCCGAGCCCCCATCACCTCTGAGCCCCCCAAACTCCCGTTACCCCCCGAGCCCCCATCACCTCTGAGCCCCCCAAACTCCCGTTACCCCCCGAGCCCCCATCACCTCTGAGCCCCCCAAACTCCCGTTACCCCCCGAGCCCCCATCACCTCTGAGCCCCCCAAACTCCCGTTACCCCCCGAGCCCCCATCACCTCTGAGCCCCCCAAACTCCCGTTACCCCCCGAGCCCCCATCACCTCTGAGCCCCCAAACTCCCGTTACCCCCCGAGCCCCCATCACCTCTGAGCCCCCCAAACTCCCGTTACCCCCCGAGCCCCCATCACCTCTGAGCCCCCCAAACTCCCTTTACCCCCCGAGCCCCCATCACCTCTGAGTCCCCCAAACTCCCGTTACCCCCGAGCCCCCATCACCTCTGAGCCCCCCAAACTCCCGTTacccccgagccccccgagcccccatCACCTCTGAGCCCCCAAACTCCCGTAACCCCCCGAGCCCCCATCACCTCTGAGCCCCCCAAACTCCCGTTACCCCCCCAGCCCCCATCACCTCTGAGCCCCCCAAACTCCCTTTACTCCCCGAGTCCCCCGAGCCCCCATCACCTCTGAGCCCCCCAAACTCCCGTTATCCCCCGAGCCCCCCAGGTGACCCACGGCCGGGTAGagctgcaggaccaggagccCCCCTCGGGCGCGGGGTCCGGCCGCGCGGGTGTCCAGCAGCCTGGCCACGTTCTCGTGCTCCATCAGCGGCAGAGCGTGCACGGCGCGCTCGGCCGCGAACCTCCGGCCAGCGCCGGCCGCGAACGCCTTGATGGCCACGGGCCGCTGGCGCAGCGTCCCCCGCCACACCGCCGAGAAGCGCCCCGACTGCAGCACCTGCTccgcggggacacgggggggacagggggacacagctggcaccgagtgtccccagccccccgACGCACAGGGACTCTCATATCCGGGCGCCTTCGGGGGTCCCCGAGCACCCTCACCGCGGACTGatgtcccctctgccctgggggTCCCCACATCCCCTCCCCATGTGGGTGCGCGCTCCCAGCGTCACCTCGTTACCTGGTGGGGTGTCCCTTGCCCCGTTGGGGTGTCCCCCCCCCGTGGGTGTTCCCCCATCGTGAGTGTTCCTCGCCCCACGAGTGCCCCCCGTGGGTGTCACCCCCGCTGTGGGTGCCCCTCGCCCCACGCGTGCCCCgcacctgcaggaaatgcagcgCAGGCAGGTCCGGGCTGGGGGGCTCCGGGGGGACCCCGATTCTCCGCCCCCCCCGCGGTGGCTGCCCCGTGCGGGCTCTTGTCCGGCGCAGTCctggatggggacagcagggacacccccgTCCGGGGACCCCCCCACAGGAACCCCCCAAATCAGGGACACGGGACCTGGGCACACCAGGGACCACCAGACCCCCCTCACCACGCAGGGGACACGGAGAATGTGGCATCCcgggacactggggacactggggacaccccacCCAGGACTCCCCACCCCAGGGGATCACGAGGACACCAGGGACCCCCCgccccagggacagggtgacacaATACTTGGGGACCCCCCTCCCCGCCTGCACCCAGAGAGACCCTCTGGgaaccccagagctgtggcatttggggacaccCGGGGGACATCGGGCAGGGAGTGGCTGTGCCCGGGGGTCCCCCcgtccccccgtgtccctgcccctACCGAGGAtgcccaggcaggtgaggaggatgaggaggaggggGCTGGCACCCCACAGCCACAGGGTCCCCGCGGATCCCCCCTGGCcgggcactggggacagagacCGCGGTGACACGGAGCCCCCCTGACCCCCAGGTGTGCGGGGGACGCGTTAGGGGATCCTGTGGCTTCCCCAGACTCTCCAGGTGAGAGTCCCCCGCGAGTCCCAGGTGTCCCACCTCCCCTCAGGGGGGTCTCAGGATCCCCCGCGGGTCCCCCCTGTGTCCCacccggggtgtccccagctcccGGCCGTGcctgtcgctgtcgctgtcgccGTCGCCGTCGCGGTCGCGGTGGCGTTGCCGTTGCAGAGGTGCCcgtggcacaggcacagcagcacgGAGCTGCCGGGGTGGcccgcggggctgggggcgcaGGTGGCCGAGGGACAGGCGTCCCCCCGgcctccccagcagcctggggaggggcGCGGTCACTCGGGGTGCTGGGTGaccgggggggacacggggacggGGGGAGCCCCTGTGCGGGTCCCCCCGCAGCTGCTCCTCCCCGGCCGCAGCTGCTGCTCAAGGTCAAGGCCGAGCGCAGCCGAGGAGGGACCGGAACCCCCCCAGATCCCCCGGCAGGAccagagcctgctccagccccccCGGCAGGAccagagcctgctccagccccccCCGGCAGGATCAGACCCTTTTTGCCTCTCCAAGACCCCCCCAGGGCAGGACCAAgcccctccatcctcccccaaaatccctccagaGCAGGACCGAatccctccatcctgccccaaaatccctccagaGCAGGACCGAatccctccatcctgccccaaaaTCGCTCCGGGGAAGGAGCAGGACCGAatccctccatcctgccccaaaatcgccccagggcaggaccaggcccctccatcctgccccaaaatccccccagggcaggacccaatccctccatcctgccccaaaatccccccagggcaggaccgagcccctccatcctgccccaaaatccccccggGGAAAGGGCAGGACCCAatccctccatcctgccccaaaatccccccagggcaggaccaagcccctccatcctgccccaaaatctccccagggcaggaccgagcccctccatcctgccccaaaatccccccagggcaggacccaatccctccatcctgccccaaaatccccccatGGCAGGATCAAgcccctccatcctgccccaaaatccccccagggcaggaccaagcccctccatcctgccccaaaatccccccagggCAAGGGCAGGACCGAgcccctccatcctcccccaTCCCCTTGTGCCCCTCCGAGCCCCCGGGGCAGGCTCAGAGCGCAGCCcccccgtccccgtccccgggGGTCTCACCCTGCACCAGAGCGTGGCTGCGGTTCCAGATGCCGACGCAGCATTGCCCGGGGGGGCAGCGCACGGCGCCGGCCGCCGCCCCCCCCCGCGACCCCCAGCGCGCCCCGCACGCTCGGGTGCTTGTAGGACACGCAGGTCAGGTTGTGGGGGCCTGGGGGGGCACACACGGCACCAGGGGGTGGCTTTAACCCCCCCAAAAacgcccccccccccccccccagccccggctgcgaccccccagcacccacctgggCGCCCCATGGGAGGCTCCGGGGGCCGGTGGGGAGCGGGTGGGGAGCGGAGAGagcggcaggaggaggaggaggaggaggaggaggaagagaaggagttggaggaggagaaggaggaggaggaaggtgctgCCCCCGCACCAGGGAGGAGAGAGCCGGGGTGTCTGGGGGGCACCCAAACGGAGCTCAGGGTCCTCTATCCCTGCTGGTGCCACTCTGGGACCGGCTGTACCCCCCAAAACTGGCCTGTGatccccccaaaaccagctTGTGACCCCCCAAACCGGCCTCTGACCCCCCAAAACCGGCCTGTGACCCCCCAAAACCGGCCTGTGACCCCCCAAAACCGGCCTGTGCCACCGCAAATggagctcagtgtcccctgtcccactgGTGCCACTCTGGGACCGTATGTACCCCCAAAACTGGCCTGtgaccccccaaaaccagcttGTGACCCCCCAAACCGGCCTCTGACCCCCCAAATggagctcagtgtcccctgtcccactgGTGCCACTCTGGGACCGTATGTACCCCCAAAACCTGACCTGTGACCCCTCCAAATggagctcagtgtcccctgtcccactgGTGCCACTCTGGGACCAGCTGTACCCCCAAAACCTGACCTGTGACCCCCCAAAACCAGTTTGTGACCCCCCAAACCAGCCTCTGACTCCCCAAATGGAGCTCAGTGTCTCCAGTCCCACTGGCGCCACTCTGGGACCGTATGTACCCCCAAATCTGACCTGTGACCCCCAAATggagctcagtgtcccctgtcccactgGTGCCACTCTGGGACCGGCTGTACCCCCAAATCTGACCTGTGACCCCCCCAAAACCGGCCTGtgaccccccaaaaccagcctgtGACCCACCAAAACCGGTCTGTGACACCCCAAAACCGGTCTGtgaccccccaaaaccagcctgtGACCCACCAAAACCGGTCTgtgacaccccaaaactggCCTGTGCCACCGCAAATGGAGCTCAGGGTCCCCTGTCCCACTGGTGCCACTCTGGGACTGACTGTACCCCCAAACCAACCTGTGACACCCCAAATCTGACCTATGACCCCCCCCCAAATGGAGCTCAGGGTCCCCTGTCCCACTGGTGCCACTCTGGGACCGGCTGTACCCCCAAAACCTGACCTGTGACCCCTCCAAATGGAactcagtgtcccctgtcccactgGTGCCACTCTGGGACTGACTGTACCCCCAAATCTGACCCGtgaccccccaaaaccagcctgtGACCCCCAAATggagctcagtgtcccctgtccctgctggtgcCACTCTGGGACCGGCTGTACCCCCAAAACTGGCCTGtgaccccccaaaaccagcctgtGACCCCCCAAACCGGCCTCTGACCCCCCAAATGGAGCTCAGTGTCTCCTGTCCCACTGGTGCCACTCTGGGACCGGCTGTACCCCCCAAAACCGGCCTGTGACCCCCAAATggagctcagtgtcccctgtcccactgGTGCCACTCTGGGACCGGCTGTACCCCCCAAACCTGACCCgtgacccccccaaaacccacctgTGACCCACCAAAACCGGCCTGTGACCCCCAAATggagctcagtgtcccctgtcccactgctgccactCTGGGACCGGCTGTACcccccaaaccagcctgtgacaccccaaaactgacctGTGACCCCCCAAAACTGGCCTGTGACCCCTCCAAATGGAGCTCAGTGTCTCCAGTCCCACTGGTGCCACTCTGGGACTGGCTGTACCCCCAAATCTGACCCGTGACCCCCCAAAACCGGCCTGTGACCCCCAAATggagctcagtgtcccctgtcccactgGTGCCACTCTGGACTGTCTGCACCCCTGccaccccccaaacccccccatGCCCCCAGGAGGGACCCCCAAGACTTCCAGACAACGCCAGCGACTCGTGTTTATTACAAAAAGAACTCGTCGTTCCCCATTTacaaaggagccccccaaaactAACAGTTTCATCTAAGTCTTTTTGTACAAAAAAATAGCACTTTGGgacccaaaacaaaaaaaaaaaacaaaaacaaaaaacaaaaacaaaaaaaaaatcatccacCACCCTCCCCCACCAAATAAAAATCGCGTTTTGGGGGGGGAGGTTTATGACATCAGCCACCGGATTTGTAAAAACCaacccccctcccctccccttccccaaatTAAAACAGAACAGAGACGGGACGAGATCAAACAGGGAGAGAATTATTGCCAGTTTGGGGGGGCCGggccccccaggacccccccgCTGCATAGAGAACGGGCCCCGGCCCCCCCGGAATGGGGGGTGACAGTGGATTAAAGCTGGGAGAGGGgggcagcccccagagcccccccggACCCTCGGCGGGGGcgggaggggagcagggggggcTCACCCCAGCCTGTCACCCCCTTGTCAAGGCACGTTTGTGTTTTGTGTCCCGGGAACggctggggggga
It encodes:
- the LOC130265834 gene encoding anti-Muellerian hormone type-2 receptor-like, producing the protein MGRPGPHNLTCVSYKHPSVRGALGVAGGGGGRRRALPPRAMLRRHLEPQPRSGCWGGRGDACPSATCAPSPAGHPGSSVLLCLCHGHLCNGNATATATATATATATVPGQGGSAGTLWLWGASPLLLILLTCLGILGLRRTRARTGQPPRGGRRIGVPPEPPSPDLPALHFLQVLQSGRFSAVWRGTLRQRPVAIKAFAAGAGRRFAAERAVHALPLMEHENVARLLDTRAAGPRARGGLLVLQLYPAGSLRHFLGQHVGTWAGSVRLALSLARGLAFLHQELWRDGLYKPSVVHRDLSSQNVLVREDGTCAIGDFGLALALPPRAQDSAGARHAVTIRKAGTQRYLAPEILDESLDLRAWGRALRQADVYALALLLWEILSRCQALSPGAPVPPFRLAYEAELGSSPTGAQLRRLAADERRRPLIPPAWHRAPQPGGALPELLEDCWDPDPEARLSAERALQRLQRLAAGPAPAPGEPGPRQVLESPAMWNPGAGQPPPPNPVYPPNPTYPPQVPPPNPVYPPPAAPPNPLGGPGQPPYPAGVPPYPQGPSLVPPGPPLVPPMPQPPHPGVPPHPGVLPHPGVLPSFPPGLDKKAAKKMKKRMKKAHKRHKRSSSSSSSSSSSSSD